From the Bacteroidia bacterium genome, one window contains:
- a CDS encoding pseudouridine synthase, whose translation MNSGYTYTDIVPPAFAGDTVLDYYAKRYRHSSREEWLERIREGRVLLDARVAQADQRLAAGDRLQYTRKAWDEPAAPAELTVIASGEGWMVFHKPEGLPVLPGAGFLEHTLLHTARAAFGDNLAPVHRLGRGTTGAILFSTDSSAAATLARAMRERRIRKTYLALASGLPSDDAFTVDVPIGPVPHALLGTVYAANPQGKPSVSHCRIIRRDAAAGCSLIEVRIPTGRPHQIRIHLAAAGFPLAGDPLYTIGGLPQLPDDVRRQAVPGDCGYLLHSWKIRFPEPSSESETEIIAEPPPALR comes from the coding sequence ATGAACAGCGGCTACACATACACGGATATCGTTCCCCCCGCATTCGCCGGCGACACCGTACTCGATTATTATGCGAAGCGCTACCGGCACTCGTCGCGGGAGGAATGGCTCGAACGCATCCGCGAAGGACGTGTGCTGCTCGATGCCCGGGTCGCGCAGGCGGACCAGCGCCTGGCGGCGGGCGATCGTCTGCAGTACACCCGCAAGGCCTGGGATGAACCCGCCGCACCTGCGGAGCTTACCGTCATCGCCTCGGGCGAAGGGTGGATGGTGTTCCACAAACCCGAGGGACTGCCCGTGCTCCCGGGGGCGGGTTTTCTCGAACATACGCTGCTGCACACCGCGCGCGCCGCTTTCGGGGACAACCTGGCTCCCGTGCATCGGCTGGGACGCGGCACAACAGGTGCTATACTGTTTTCGACCGACAGCAGCGCCGCCGCGACGCTTGCCCGGGCAATGCGCGAGCGGCGTATTCGGAAAACCTATCTCGCACTCGCGTCGGGCCTACCCTCCGACGACGCGTTTACCGTAGACGTTCCCATTGGTCCCGTACCGCATGCATTGCTCGGTACCGTGTACGCGGCCAATCCTCAGGGGAAACCCTCGGTCAGTCACTGTCGCATTATCAGGAGGGATGCGGCGGCGGGATGCAGTCTGATTGAAGTCCGAATTCCGACGGGTCGGCCGCATCAGATTCGCATTCACCTCGCTGCGGCAGGCTTTCCGCTGGCGGGGGATCCCCTGTACACCATCGGCGGTCTCCCGCAGCTTCCGGACGATGTTCGGCGGCAAGCGGTGCCCGGTGACTGCGGCTACCTGCTGCATTCCTGGAAAATCCGTTTTCCGGAGCCGTCTTCGGAAAGCGAAACGGAAATTATCGCCGAGCCGCCACCCGCATTGCGGTGA
- a CDS encoding radical SAM protein, whose amino-acid sequence MHSELSPVTMYRLPWNLTDNAISWLEPTSACNLYCDGCYRENRKDSHKSLHAIGHELDVFEKYRKCDGVSIAGGEPLAHPDIVEIVRMVKRKGWKAIINSNGGLLTPELLRELKRAGADGFTFHVDSGQVRPQYKGCNEIELNELRNKLADMLHDVGGMTCSFNATVYPETLHYVPALLQWAQEKIDRVHVMVFINYRMAVMGKDVDFYIGDQQVRFDDMMYSKKDDHRRTDISSPEVVDVIRTQYPDFTPCAYLNGSESPDSYKWLMTGRMGNSRQIFGYVGPKFMEIVQTGNHLFTGKYLAYGSPAMQRRGRLYSLLAPFDAGIRGVMKSWLGSLFRQPAAFFKRIHFQSVMIIQPADILANGAVNMCDGCPDITVWNDQLVWSCRMEEQLRWGQNVRMVPKRKAEKVEAEESSVHG is encoded by the coding sequence ATGCACTCCGAGCTCTCACCCGTTACCATGTACCGCCTCCCGTGGAATCTGACAGACAACGCCATTTCCTGGCTCGAACCGACCAGCGCCTGCAATCTGTATTGCGACGGCTGCTACAGGGAAAACCGCAAGGACTCCCACAAATCACTGCACGCCATCGGCCATGAACTCGATGTTTTCGAGAAGTACCGGAAATGCGACGGAGTTTCCATCGCCGGTGGCGAACCGCTCGCACATCCCGATATCGTCGAAATCGTCCGCATGGTCAAACGGAAAGGGTGGAAGGCCATCATCAATTCCAATGGAGGACTGCTGACGCCGGAGTTGCTGCGCGAGCTCAAGCGCGCGGGCGCCGACGGTTTTACTTTTCATGTGGACAGCGGGCAGGTGCGTCCGCAGTACAAGGGCTGCAACGAAATAGAACTGAATGAGCTTCGCAACAAGCTCGCCGACATGCTGCACGACGTCGGCGGTATGACGTGTTCCTTCAATGCGACAGTGTACCCCGAGACCCTGCACTACGTCCCGGCATTGCTGCAGTGGGCGCAGGAAAAAATAGACCGTGTGCATGTGATGGTGTTCATCAATTACCGCATGGCGGTCATGGGCAAGGATGTCGATTTCTATATCGGCGACCAGCAGGTGCGCTTCGACGATATGATGTACTCGAAAAAGGACGACCACCGCCGCACGGACATCTCCTCGCCGGAGGTGGTCGATGTGATCAGAACACAGTATCCGGATTTCACACCCTGCGCGTATCTGAATGGCAGCGAGAGCCCTGACTCCTACAAATGGCTGATGACGGGACGCATGGGCAACAGCCGTCAGATTTTCGGTTACGTCGGTCCCAAGTTCATGGAAATCGTCCAGACCGGCAATCATCTGTTCACCGGCAAGTATCTCGCCTACGGCAGCCCCGCCATGCAGCGCAGGGGACGACTGTACTCGTTGCTGGCACCCTTCGATGCAGGCATCCGCGGCGTGATGAAGTCCTGGCTCGGATCGTTGTTCCGGCAGCCCGCGGCGTTTTTCAAACGGATCCATTTCCAGTCTGTCATGATCATTCAGCCGGCGGATATTCTCGCCAACGGCGCTGTCAACATGTGCGATGGTTGTCCCGACATCACGGTGTGGAACGATCAGCTGGTGTGGAGCTGCCGCATGGAGGAGCAGCTTCGCTGGGGACAAAACGTCCGTATGGTGCCGAAGAGAAAGGCGGAAAAGGTTGAGGCGGAGGAGTCCTCTGTTCATGGCTGA
- a CDS encoding DMT family transporter, with translation MSRAFGIELTDGMKHMVVSAVSFSLMGLFVRMLRELPSIEIVMFRAGISLVISAGLLIHARKSLIGKHRGLLFLRGLFGFIALSAYFYSIHELPLAEAVPVQYTSPLFTAMLAPLILKEKNKGNEWLAMLTAFAGVLIIARPGSFSSAVPVLIGLSGAFCSGVAYNIVRKLGMKGEDPLTIVMYFPLVALLLGTPFAIDHWRMPVGWEWGALLMVGITTQTGQVALTKGLRLERAARASIVNYLVIFLSTIYSLVLGEELGLASFVGMALILLGITLVGRQRS, from the coding sequence ATGAGCAGAGCATTCGGCATCGAGCTGACCGACGGGATGAAGCACATGGTAGTCTCGGCTGTGTCGTTCAGTCTGATGGGGTTGTTTGTGCGAATGCTTCGGGAACTGCCGTCCATAGAAATCGTCATGTTCCGGGCCGGTATCAGTCTGGTGATTTCGGCGGGATTGCTGATACACGCACGGAAGTCGCTCATCGGCAAGCATCGGGGATTGCTGTTTCTGCGTGGACTGTTCGGCTTCATCGCCCTGAGCGCCTATTTTTATTCGATACACGAGCTACCGCTCGCGGAAGCCGTACCCGTGCAATACACGAGCCCTTTGTTCACCGCGATGCTGGCGCCGCTGATACTCAAGGAAAAAAACAAAGGCAACGAATGGCTGGCCATGCTCACGGCGTTTGCGGGCGTCCTGATCATCGCACGTCCCGGGTCATTCTCCTCCGCGGTTCCGGTGCTGATCGGGTTGAGCGGGGCGTTCTGCAGCGGCGTTGCGTATAACATCGTTCGAAAGCTTGGCATGAAGGGTGAAGATCCGCTTACCATCGTCATGTATTTTCCCCTGGTCGCGCTGTTGTTGGGGACCCCATTCGCCATTGACCACTGGCGCATGCCCGTCGGCTGGGAGTGGGGTGCGTTGCTGATGGTCGGTATCACCACGCAGACGGGTCAGGTAGCGCTTACCAAAGGACTGCGGCTGGAGCGGGCGGCACGTGCGAGCATCGTGAATTATCTGGTTATCTTTCTCTCGACGATCTATTCGCTCGTGCTTGGAGAAGAGCTTGGTCTGGCGTCATTCGTCGGTATGGCGCTCATCCTTCTCGGTATCACCTTGGTCGGACGGCAACGGTCATGA
- a CDS encoding class I SAM-dependent methyltransferase has protein sequence MQDEATTAYYHIAYSDHDIMNPISDERFMLLARQCGLSESSRVIDIGGGNGHAALLLCREWGCRVEHIDVSPQWTAEARRRFSDAGLEALVQLRCADASDIVLDDRDVDLVICLGTTPIYGDFRAALGVLHRALRPGGHLIIGEPTQDRSVPLRYKEYLARMQWHICSSRDILGAVAAHDCEMLWLLRSTKDEWDRYMSMQWHAITRHAAEHPHDAEAQEFLEWMRDEQDVYLRYQRHWIDWNVMLLRTW, from the coding sequence ATGCAGGACGAGGCAACGACGGCGTACTACCACATCGCCTACAGCGATCATGACATCATGAATCCCATATCGGACGAGCGCTTCATGCTGCTGGCCCGACAATGCGGCCTGTCGGAGAGTTCGCGTGTCATCGATATCGGAGGGGGAAACGGTCACGCGGCGTTATTGCTCTGCCGCGAATGGGGGTGCCGTGTCGAGCATATCGACGTGTCGCCGCAGTGGACCGCCGAAGCGCGTCGCCGCTTCAGCGACGCCGGACTGGAGGCGCTCGTACAGTTGCGTTGCGCCGATGCGTCTGACATCGTGCTGGACGACCGCGATGTGGACCTCGTCATTTGTCTCGGAACGACGCCCATCTACGGTGATTTCCGTGCCGCTCTCGGCGTTCTGCACCGGGCGTTGCGGCCCGGGGGACATCTCATCATCGGAGAGCCGACACAAGACCGCTCCGTCCCCTTGCGCTACAAAGAATATCTCGCGCGCATGCAGTGGCATATCTGTTCCTCGCGCGATATTCTCGGTGCAGTCGCAGCGCATGATTGCGAGATGCTCTGGTTGTTGCGCAGTACGAAGGATGAATGGGACCGTTATATGAGCATGCAGTGGCACGCCATTACGCGGCACGCCGCCGAACATCCGCACGATGCGGAGGCACAGGAATTTCTCGAATGGATGCGTGACGAACAGGATGTATATCTCCGCTATCAGCGGCACTGGATTGACTGGAATGTCATGCTCCTCCGAACATGGTGA
- a CDS encoding NUDIX hydrolase — translation MPLTPWKKVKEEILHANPWWTYKRDQVLRHDDSHGEYHYVETPGSVMVIPRTAEGEFLLVRQYRHLNQRESIEFPAGGVKAGQSWDAAARAELREEAGTTATTLTLIGSFNPFNGVTNEICRVYAASGLAAVAAQPDPSEQFEVLVLTETDIHALIAAGELWDGMSLAAWSLYRNTQFGAQFVRGDE, via the coding sequence ATGCCCCTGACACCGTGGAAAAAAGTGAAAGAAGAAATCCTCCATGCCAATCCCTGGTGGACGTACAAACGTGACCAGGTGCTTCGCCATGATGACAGCCATGGAGAGTATCATTATGTCGAGACACCGGGTTCTGTGATGGTAATCCCGCGCACAGCGGAAGGTGAGTTCCTTCTCGTGCGGCAGTATCGCCACCTGAATCAGCGCGAGAGCATCGAATTTCCGGCTGGCGGAGTCAAAGCGGGGCAGAGCTGGGATGCCGCCGCAAGGGCGGAACTGCGTGAAGAAGCAGGCACCACCGCGACGACACTCACGCTGATCGGCAGTTTCAACCCATTCAACGGAGTGACGAATGAAATCTGTCGGGTCTATGCAGCCAGCGGTTTGGCGGCGGTTGCAGCACAACCCGATCCATCGGAGCAATTCGAAGTCCTTGTGCTGACCGAGACCGACATTCATGCGCTGATCGCCGCCGGGGAGCTCTGGGACGGCATGTCGCTTGCCGCCTGGTCGCT
- a CDS encoding FKBP-type peptidyl-prolyl cis-trans isomerase, which produces MLLVSCENNAQVVKELKTHQDSVSYAIGFNIGQNFKMQSVEVDANILAAAINDVLTEKKALLNEEQAQQIMMAYQTELMAKQEEKRKADGSKNLDAGKKFLAENKTKEGVQTTASGLQYKVIKMGDGPKPTSSDRVKCHYKGTLIDGKQFDSSIDRGEPAVFPVTGVIAGWTEVLQMMPVGSKWQVFIPSELGYGERGAGEDIGPNATLIFEIELLGIES; this is translated from the coding sequence CTGCTCCTGGTCTCCTGCGAAAATAATGCGCAGGTGGTCAAGGAACTGAAGACCCACCAGGACAGCGTCAGCTACGCCATCGGGTTCAATATCGGGCAGAATTTTAAAATGCAGAGCGTGGAAGTGGACGCCAACATTCTCGCCGCGGCAATCAACGACGTATTGACCGAGAAGAAAGCCCTTCTGAACGAGGAGCAGGCCCAGCAGATCATGATGGCCTATCAGACCGAACTGATGGCGAAGCAGGAAGAAAAGCGTAAGGCCGACGGTTCCAAGAATCTCGATGCCGGCAAGAAATTCCTCGCGGAAAACAAGACCAAAGAAGGCGTGCAGACCACCGCGTCCGGACTGCAGTACAAGGTCATCAAAATGGGCGACGGCCCCAAGCCCACCAGCAGCGACCGCGTGAAGTGTCACTACAAAGGCACGCTGATTGACGGCAAGCAATTCGACAGTTCCATCGATCGCGGTGAGCCGGCGGTATTCCCCGTCACCGGCGTCATCGCCGGCTGGACGGAAGTCCTGCAGATGATGCCTGTTGGTTCCAAGTGGCAGGTGTTCATCCCCTCCGAACTCGGCTACGGCGAGCGCGGTGCCGGCGAGGACATCGGTCCCAATGCCACCCTCATCTTCGAAATCGAACTGCTCGGCATCGAAAGCTGA